One Thermodesulfovibrio thiophilus DSM 17215 genomic window carries:
- a CDS encoding response regulator transcription factor: MKILLIEDDKLLGETLAEYLQIKGIETLWLWDERQIVKIIKQYEFDVIVVDLILKFSSGEELILALRKAGIQTPILVITAKRSITDKERCFIRGADDYLIKPFEFKEIVLRIKALCNRRHRENIVTIRDIVVNLDAKTLHSGKEEIKISQKAWDVLCLLIKNRGEVVDTETILDYVWQDKDVGEEIVRAYIKQLRKILPPDSIQVYYGQGYKLN, encoded by the coding sequence ATGAAAATCTTACTCATAGAGGATGATAAACTTCTCGGCGAGACATTAGCTGAATATCTCCAGATAAAAGGCATTGAAACATTATGGTTATGGGACGAAAGACAGATTGTAAAAATAATAAAACAGTACGAATTTGATGTCATTGTTGTGGACCTTATACTTAAATTCAGCTCAGGAGAAGAATTAATTTTAGCCTTAAGAAAAGCAGGAATACAAACACCTATACTTGTAATCACGGCCAAAAGAAGCATTACAGATAAAGAGCGATGTTTTATTAGAGGAGCTGATGATTATCTGATAAAACCTTTTGAGTTCAAAGAGATAGTTTTAAGAATAAAAGCTTTATGTAACAGAAGACATCGTGAGAATATCGTGACTATTCGTGATATAGTAGTTAATCTTGATGCAAAAACTCTTCATAGTGGGAAAGAGGAGATAAAAATTTCTCAGAAAGCATGGGATGTTCTTTGTTTGCTTATTAAGAATAGAGGTGAAGTGGTTGACACTGAAACAATTCTTGACTATGTATGGCAGGATAAAGATGTAGGTGAAGAAATTGTCAGGGCTTATATAAAACAATTAAGAAAGATACTGCCACCTGATAGTATTCAGGTATATTATGGTCAAGGATATAAACTCAATTGA
- a CDS encoding thiamine pyrophosphate-dependent enzyme, translating to MEKVLMLGCDAIARGAIEAGISYAASYPGTPATQILEYVAKNSSIKAEWSVNEKVAYEVAYGVSLTGRRVLCSMKHVGLNVASDPFMTSAYLGVKGGFVLAVGDDPGAYSSQNEQDSRFYASFAKIACLEPSDAKEAKDMAYVAFDISEELELPIMIRSITRLLHCLSPVSLGKIKAEKEINLNKNPERLLAIPKNVVRLHCELNKKQEKIKKLIEKYEFNKIFSGNGKVGIIACGITYNYAKEIGEDFPILKISAYPVDEALIYKFIKNLDEIVVLEEGYPFVENLVRKYNIKIKGKLSRDLPLEGELGAEPVLKLFGKINFPVKKDILLIPRPPMLCQGCPHREFYKALNEANPTFVAGDIGCYTLGANPPLKAIDTCLCMGASISKAAGISSQGIKKVVAVIGDSTFIHSGIPALINAVYNKANILVCILDNSAVAMTGHQPTPSIGITVKGEETKKLDLVELCKACGVDSVELIDPYNKKSAFETIKKGLESSGVNVVIAKRPCVLVSRKLKS from the coding sequence ATGGAAAAAGTTCTGATGTTAGGATGCGATGCTATTGCCCGAGGAGCAATTGAAGCAGGCATTTCTTACGCAGCTTCTTATCCAGGAACTCCTGCAACTCAAATTCTTGAATATGTTGCTAAAAATTCTTCAATAAAAGCAGAATGGTCTGTGAATGAAAAAGTTGCGTACGAAGTAGCTTATGGAGTTTCTTTAACTGGAAGAAGAGTATTATGTTCAATGAAACATGTGGGACTTAATGTGGCATCGGATCCATTTATGACATCAGCTTATCTTGGAGTAAAAGGTGGTTTTGTGCTAGCAGTTGGAGATGATCCTGGTGCTTATTCTTCACAGAATGAACAGGATTCACGCTTTTATGCCTCATTCGCCAAAATTGCATGCCTTGAACCATCAGATGCCAAGGAAGCTAAAGATATGGCATATGTAGCTTTTGATATATCTGAAGAATTGGAGCTTCCAATAATGATTAGAAGTATCACGAGGCTTCTTCATTGTTTGAGTCCTGTTTCTTTAGGCAAAATTAAAGCTGAAAAAGAGATAAACCTGAATAAGAATCCTGAACGACTTCTTGCAATTCCTAAAAATGTAGTGAGACTTCACTGTGAACTGAATAAAAAACAGGAAAAAATTAAAAAACTTATTGAAAAATATGAGTTTAATAAAATTTTTTCTGGTAATGGTAAAGTTGGTATAATTGCGTGTGGCATTACCTATAACTATGCAAAAGAGATAGGTGAAGACTTTCCAATCCTTAAAATTTCTGCTTATCCTGTAGATGAAGCTTTGATTTATAAGTTTATTAAAAACCTGGATGAAATAGTGGTCCTTGAAGAAGGATATCCTTTTGTTGAAAATTTAGTAAGGAAGTACAACATAAAAATAAAAGGAAAACTTTCAAGAGACTTACCTCTTGAGGGAGAGCTTGGGGCTGAACCTGTACTGAAGTTGTTTGGGAAAATTAATTTTCCTGTAAAAAAGGATATTTTACTCATACCGAGACCTCCCATGTTGTGTCAAGGATGCCCTCACAGAGAGTTTTACAAAGCATTAAATGAAGCAAATCCCACATTTGTTGCAGGAGACATAGGATGTTACACTCTCGGTGCCAATCCTCCGCTTAAAGCAATTGATACATGTCTTTGTATGGGAGCTAGCATAAGTAAGGCAGCTGGTATTTCATCACAGGGAATTAAAAAGGTTGTTGCAGTTATAGGAGATTCAACCTTTATTCATTCTGGAATACCTGCATTGATAAATGCAGTTTATAATAAAGCTAATATCCTTGTTTGTATTCTTGATAACTCAGCAGTGGCAATGACAGGGCATCAACCGACACCTTCAATTGGTATTACTGTGAAGGGAGAGGAGACAAAAAAACTGGATCTTGTGGAACTTTGTAAAGCCTGCGGTGTAGATTCTGTTGAATTGATTGATCCATACAATAAAAAGTCAGCTTTTGAAACTATAAAAAAAGGACTGGAAAGTTCAGGAGTCAATGTTGTAATAGCTAAGAGACCATGCGTTTTAGTTAGCCGAAAACTAAAGAGCTAA
- a CDS encoding ACT domain-containing protein → MKIKQISIFLENKRGRLYEALNALAEEEINIRALSIADTSEFGILRIIVTDPEKAKEILEKNEFTVKLTNVVAMAVNDKPGGLAEALKYLYDANINIEYIYAFVEKSGQKAVVVLRTENLDKTIVVLQENGITLLTWENVLAL, encoded by the coding sequence ATGAAAATAAAACAGATTTCTATTTTTCTGGAAAACAAAAGAGGAAGACTTTATGAAGCATTAAACGCACTCGCAGAGGAAGAGATAAATATAAGAGCGCTCTCGATTGCTGATACATCTGAATTTGGAATTTTAAGAATAATAGTTACAGATCCTGAAAAAGCAAAAGAGATTCTTGAAAAAAACGAGTTTACTGTTAAGCTTACGAATGTAGTGGCAATGGCAGTAAACGATAAACCTGGTGGATTGGCTGAAGCATTGAAGTATCTTTATGATGCAAACATAAATATTGAATATATTTACGCTTTTGTTGAAAAATCAGGACAAAAAGCAGTGGTTGTCCTGAGAACTGAAAATCTTGATAAAACAATAGTTGTTTTGCAGGAAAATGGGATTACTCTTTTAACATGGGAGAATGTTTTAGCTCTTTAG
- a CDS encoding phenylacetate--CoA ligase: MIWNKEVECMPEEQLRALQLERLKQTVKRAYERVSYYKKIFDEIGLTPEDVRTLDDIKNIPFTSKADLREVYPFGIFASPLRDIIEIHMSSGTTGKPVVAGYTRHDIEIWSEVTARALTMAGTTKDDIIQNCYGYGLFTGGFGVHYGAQKIGATVVPASAGNTRKQIEIMRDFGTTILTCTPSYALYLAEVAQEIGIPPTTLKLKAGSFGAEMWTEQMRNEIEKRFNINAFNIYGLTEIIGPGVAHECIEKKGLHVFEDHFFMEVIHPDTGDPVPDGKRGELVLTTLTREGMPMLRFRTRDVTSIIKEKCSCGRTFVKIERIRGRTDDMIKVRGVMIFPYQIEKAILEVQGVEPHYQIVITRPQYLDEIEVMVEVSKDTFSDEVRHIENLRKKLEKRIEETIGLRVKVTLIEPKSLPRSEGKAKRIIDKRTLID, from the coding sequence ATGATATGGAATAAAGAAGTTGAATGCATGCCTGAAGAACAACTTAGGGCACTTCAGCTTGAAAGGCTGAAACAAACAGTTAAAAGAGCCTATGAAAGAGTTTCATATTACAAAAAAATTTTCGATGAAATAGGCCTCACTCCTGAAGATGTCCGAACCCTTGATGATATTAAAAATATACCATTTACAAGCAAAGCTGATTTGAGGGAAGTTTATCCCTTTGGAATTTTTGCCTCACCATTACGTGATATTATAGAGATTCACATGTCAAGTGGAACAACTGGAAAACCAGTTGTGGCTGGATATACACGTCATGATATAGAGATATGGTCAGAGGTGACAGCAAGGGCTCTTACAATGGCCGGTACAACAAAAGATGATATCATTCAGAATTGCTATGGTTATGGACTTTTTACAGGTGGGTTTGGAGTACATTATGGCGCACAGAAAATTGGGGCAACAGTTGTTCCTGCTAGTGCTGGAAACACAAGAAAACAGATTGAAATAATGAGAGACTTTGGAACTACCATTCTTACCTGCACACCTTCCTATGCTCTTTATCTGGCTGAAGTTGCTCAGGAAATAGGCATACCGCCAACAACTCTTAAGCTTAAAGCCGGCTCTTTCGGTGCTGAGATGTGGACAGAGCAAATGAGGAACGAAATTGAAAAAAGATTTAATATAAATGCTTTTAATATTTATGGGCTTACAGAAATAATTGGCCCAGGGGTTGCACATGAATGTATTGAAAAAAAAGGTTTACATGTCTTTGAAGACCATTTTTTTATGGAAGTTATCCATCCTGATACAGGAGACCCTGTACCGGATGGGAAAAGAGGAGAGCTTGTTCTTACAACGCTTACTCGTGAAGGAATGCCCATGTTAAGGTTTAGAACAAGGGATGTAACTTCAATTATAAAAGAAAAATGCTCATGTGGAAGAACATTTGTCAAAATTGAAAGAATTCGTGGACGAACAGATGATATGATAAAAGTAAGAGGAGTTATGATCTTCCCATATCAGATTGAAAAAGCTATATTAGAAGTTCAAGGTGTTGAACCACACTATCAAATTGTTATTACAAGACCGCAATATCTTGATGAAATAGAAGTAATGGTCGAGGTCTCAAAGGATACTTTTTCAGATGAAGTAAGACATATTGAAAATCTCAGAAAAAAGCTCGAAAAACGCATCGAAGAAACTATCGGATTAAGAGTTAAAGTAACTCTTATTGAGCCAAAAAGTCTTCCAAGAAGTGAAGGAAAGGCAAAAAGAATAATTGACAAAAGAACTCTGATAGATTAG
- a CDS encoding ACT domain-containing protein — protein sequence MNKLHIISVFAENKPGRLEKITNVLAEANINILAFSITSTNGFGVIKFMVDRCKEAYQLLKERGFTVSLNEAIGIEMKDQPGGLHEVVKVLSSKGINIESAAVYIAETRKKAYLIVEVENTEKAIESLKGENLRFLTSIQ from the coding sequence ATGAATAAGCTTCATATTATTTCAGTATTTGCTGAAAACAAACCTGGCAGACTTGAAAAAATTACAAATGTTCTTGCTGAAGCAAATATAAATATACTTGCCTTTTCAATTACAAGTACTAATGGTTTCGGAGTAATCAAATTTATGGTTGACAGATGCAAAGAGGCATATCAACTTCTAAAAGAACGAGGATTTACTGTATCCCTCAACGAGGCAATAGGGATTGAGATGAAAGACCAGCCAGGTGGACTTCATGAAGTTGTTAAGGTTCTCTCTTCAAAAGGTATAAATATTGAAAGTGCAGCTGTTTATATTGCAGAGACAAGAAAAAAAGCATATCTTATTGTTGAAGTTGAAAATACTGAGAAGGCTATAGAAAGTCTTAAAGGTGAAAATCTGCGTTTTTTAACTTCAATACAATGA
- a CDS encoding phenylacetate--CoA ligase family protein — protein MQFWNKTAETLTRQQLEELQLERLKKVLKRVYQKVPHYKKKFQDSNINVSNIKSLDDIKKFPFTIKEDLFVDYPYGLLAVSLEKVLRLHTSSGTTGKPKAIFFSRRDINNSAELIARCLVMTGATKGDILQNSMTYGLFTGAFVMHYGAEKVGILVIPAGPGNTERQISLMKDFGTTMLHITPSYALYIASVLYDKGIDPKKELKLKRAYLGAEPFSEATRKKIENILGIDVYTCYGLTEMNGPGVGFECLYKDGLHIWEDNFLMEIINPVNGETVPEGEIGELVLTTLNREAMPLIRYRTRDLTRIISEPCKCGRTHRKIARIIGRSDDMFIVKGVNIFPQQIEHILMGIKGVAQNYQIVLEAYDEMIIKVEIDRELFDGKIEKLIRLKDEIIDKIRAATLVKPKVELLEPGTLPANEGKAKRVIDKRTI, from the coding sequence ATGCAATTCTGGAACAAAACAGCGGAAACTTTGACAAGACAGCAACTTGAAGAACTGCAACTTGAAAGACTTAAAAAAGTTTTAAAAAGAGTATATCAAAAAGTTCCTCATTATAAAAAGAAATTTCAGGATAGCAATATAAATGTTTCAAATATAAAATCACTCGATGATATTAAAAAGTTTCCATTTACCATAAAAGAAGATCTATTTGTGGACTATCCCTACGGATTATTGGCTGTTTCGCTGGAAAAGGTACTGAGACTCCATACATCAAGTGGAACAACTGGAAAACCCAAAGCAATATTCTTTTCCAGAAGAGATATTAATAACTCTGCAGAGCTTATTGCTCGTTGTCTTGTTATGACAGGTGCTACAAAAGGTGATATTTTACAAAACAGTATGACTTACGGGCTTTTTACAGGTGCATTTGTTATGCATTACGGAGCTGAAAAAGTTGGAATTCTTGTTATTCCTGCTGGACCTGGAAATACAGAAAGACAAATTAGTTTAATGAAAGACTTCGGCACTACAATGTTGCATATAACTCCAAGTTATGCACTCTATATTGCCTCTGTGCTTTATGATAAAGGCATTGATCCCAAAAAGGAGCTTAAATTAAAAAGAGCTTATCTTGGAGCAGAACCATTTTCTGAAGCAACAAGAAAAAAAATTGAAAATATACTCGGAATAGATGTTTATACCTGTTACGGGCTTACAGAAATGAATGGTCCAGGTGTTGGTTTTGAATGTTTATATAAAGATGGATTGCATATCTGGGAAGATAACTTTCTTATGGAAATCATTAATCCTGTAAATGGTGAGACGGTTCCTGAGGGTGAAATTGGAGAACTTGTTTTAACCACACTAAACAGAGAGGCAATGCCTCTTATCAGATACAGGACAAGGGATTTAACAAGAATTATTTCAGAACCCTGTAAATGCGGGAGAACTCATAGAAAAATTGCAAGAATTATTGGTAGATCTGATGATATGTTTATTGTTAAAGGAGTTAATATCTTCCCACAGCAGATTGAACATATATTAATGGGAATAAAAGGAGTTGCACAGAACTATCAGATTGTGCTTGAGGCATATGATGAAATGATAATTAAAGTTGAGATAGACAGAGAGCTATTTGATGGAAAGATTGAAAAACTTATCAGATTAAAAGATGAAATCATAGATAAAATACGTGCTGCTACTTTGGTTAAACCTAAAGTTGAACTGCTTGAGCCTGGAACTCTGCCTGCAAATGAAGGAAAAGCAAAGAGAGTGATCGATAAAAGAACTATTTAG
- a CDS encoding indolepyruvate oxidoreductase subunit beta gives MSTTNIILSGTGGQGIVLASRIIAQVAFISGFDVKESELHGMAQRGGSVIGHVRFGDIVYSPTIPAGMADIMVSFEELEALRYLYFLKPEGIIILNRKKVIPAMIQDNEYPDNVEFLIKKQGFNVKYIDAEKIAKNIGNPKVENSVILGYLSIFLPFKETAWHEVITKSVPPKTIELNLKAFNKGRRLAEENAILEQNSGNFDKTAT, from the coding sequence GTGTCGACAACTAACATTATTTTATCCGGTACAGGTGGACAGGGAATAGTTCTTGCAAGCCGAATTATCGCTCAGGTAGCATTCATAAGCGGTTTTGATGTTAAAGAGAGTGAACTTCATGGAATGGCTCAGAGAGGTGGAAGTGTTATCGGTCACGTAAGATTTGGTGATATAGTTTACTCTCCAACTATACCTGCAGGCATGGCTGATATAATGGTTTCTTTTGAAGAACTTGAAGCTTTAAGATATTTATATTTTCTCAAACCTGAAGGCATTATTATCTTAAATAGAAAAAAAGTTATTCCTGCCATGATTCAAGATAATGAATATCCTGACAACGTTGAGTTTTTAATAAAGAAACAAGGATTTAACGTTAAATATATTGATGCAGAAAAAATTGCTAAAAATATCGGTAATCCAAAAGTGGAAAACTCTGTTATTTTAGGATATCTGTCTATTTTTTTACCATTTAAAGAAACAGCATGGCATGAGGTAATTACAAAGTCAGTTCCGCCTAAAACAATTGAACTGAATTTAAAGGCATTTAATAAAGGCAGGAGGTTAGCAGAAGAAAATGCAATTCTGGAACAAAACAGCGGAAACTTTGACAAGACAGCAACTTGA
- a CDS encoding lipopolysaccharide kinase InaA family protein, with amino-acid sequence MFINQNGVLFNFQYFDLFQKKGLLSFDALWNQQDHYFFTKKRYRIVSAYQINGSKIFIKKYLAHIEEAKKEWENIFLLWSKGFPTSVPVFFTMSQDKRAMIGTEEVNGEGFLEIVQNDSSKTAFLISKIAKFLAEFHITGLFHQDCYLNHFYYNKNLDQLIVIDISRVKYNPFFSKYFFIKDLAQLKFSFYTYFQNEALNFWNIFWENYNNEFKNSLFLAKLIDLKVRLIKRHTDRVLKRGGEI; translated from the coding sequence ATGTTTATTAATCAGAATGGAGTGTTATTTAATTTTCAATATTTTGATTTATTTCAGAAAAAAGGACTTCTTTCTTTTGATGCTCTCTGGAATCAACAAGACCATTATTTTTTTACCAAAAAACGTTATCGGATTGTTTCAGCTTATCAAATAAATGGATCTAAAATTTTTATAAAAAAATATCTTGCTCATATAGAAGAAGCTAAAAAAGAGTGGGAAAATATTTTTTTACTCTGGAGCAAAGGTTTTCCCACTTCTGTTCCTGTATTTTTTACAATGTCACAAGATAAAAGAGCCATGATAGGAACTGAAGAAGTAAACGGAGAAGGTTTTTTAGAGATAGTTCAAAATGATTCTTCAAAAACCGCATTTTTAATTTCTAAAATTGCTAAGTTTTTAGCTGAATTTCATATAACAGGGCTTTTTCATCAAGACTGTTATTTAAATCATTTTTATTACAATAAAAATCTTGATCAACTTATCGTTATAGATATATCTCGAGTGAAGTATAATCCTTTTTTTTCTAAATATTTTTTTATTAAAGACCTTGCGCAGCTTAAATTTTCTTTTTATACCTATTTTCAAAATGAAGCTTTAAATTTTTGGAACATTTTCTGGGAAAATTATAATAATGAGTTTAAAAATTCATTATTTCTGGCAAAATTAATAGACCTAAAAGTAAGGCTTATTAAAAGGCATACAGACAGAGTTTTAAAAAGAGGCGGAGAGATTTAA
- a CDS encoding glycosyltransferase family 4 protein translates to MKKIILIRPKIGFGLGGAETMGAILTTKFLDYGYEVGIIATKINFPQDILDKISFYPIKIKGRGSIFKYWLFLKQAMRILKIIDYDYLVSPFRFPGSDLLILCDPLQRFWIEQKSENFVVKKVNFLRPRYRFLLNVEKESIESAKKIIALFRMGKELISQYYPQTYSKTFICNLGLDFNRFNPELKQNKANLKTEFGFSHEDYLILFTGYNPRRKGLPLLLGLMNELPENVKLLIAGVNGKSTNRIIYLGKIGKIEKYYAVSDLVVLPTYYDPGAMVTLEALASGSPVITSIFDGSKEFIKEGINGFVTNLEKGDLRNKILQAMNISFDPYICSQTIQQLTWDNYVRCVINILSGI, encoded by the coding sequence TTGAAAAAAATCATTCTTATTCGTCCTAAAATAGGATTTGGTCTTGGTGGAGCTGAAACTATGGGAGCGATTCTGACTACAAAGTTCTTGGATTATGGTTATGAAGTGGGTATAATAGCCACTAAAATAAATTTTCCTCAAGATATCTTAGATAAAATTTCATTTTATCCTATAAAAATAAAGGGCAGGGGAAGTATTTTCAAATACTGGTTATTTTTAAAACAGGCTATGCGAATCTTAAAAATCATTGATTATGATTACCTTGTAAGCCCTTTTAGATTTCCAGGTTCTGATCTTTTAATACTTTGTGATCCGTTGCAGAGATTCTGGATAGAACAGAAATCAGAAAATTTTGTTGTTAAAAAAGTAAATTTTTTACGTCCTCGATATAGATTTTTGTTGAATGTTGAAAAAGAGTCAATTGAAAGTGCAAAAAAGATTATCGCTTTATTTAGGATGGGTAAAGAGCTTATATCTCAATACTATCCTCAGACTTACTCTAAAACTTTTATATGTAATTTAGGACTGGATTTCAATCGTTTTAATCCTGAATTGAAACAAAATAAGGCAAATTTAAAAACTGAATTCGGTTTTTCTCATGAAGATTATTTAATACTTTTTACAGGATATAATCCAAGACGAAAAGGATTACCTTTACTGCTTGGATTAATGAATGAACTTCCAGAAAATGTAAAACTTCTTATAGCAGGAGTAAACGGAAAATCTACAAACAGAATTATTTATTTAGGAAAAATTGGAAAGATAGAAAAATATTATGCGGTTTCTGATCTGGTAGTTCTGCCAACTTATTATGATCCAGGAGCTATGGTTACTTTAGAAGCTCTTGCATCAGGAAGCCCTGTTATTACATCTATTTTTGATGGCAGTAAAGAATTTATAAAAGAAGGGATAAACGGATTTGTAACAAATCTTGAAAAAGGAGATCTTAGAAATAAAATCTTACAGGCTATGAATATTTCTTTTGATCCATACATTTGTTCGCAAACAATACAACAATTAACCTGGGACAATTATGTTAGATGCGTTATCAACATTCTTTCTGGAATATAA
- a CDS encoding glycosyltransferase family 39 protein, with product MRELQLNPILKNFKIKYRFKEILGIIFLIIFALGLYLPYIELKEFQGEEGRRALVALQMLETRNFLIPNILGEPYFNKPPLFYWLLALVFSITNNCSEFVARSVSTVMALSGAVFLTFIWKNILKNSNIKYSFWSLLIPGLIFLTVPEVIDKAIRAEIDQTYTFIITVSLFSWFYFYEIKNKKNLGFIISGFFLGLGILSKTFQALSFFYLAIVPYFLFQKRWKELLSLPHLLGIVTYLLVFLLWAIPVNFQIGFIPFLKAWISEYQTAATTAEVPLIDHLSSFTIGVVIGYSPWIFFLIFYKHKEFKNFLNQYPSLKKIALFSFCLFAFSYFFYFIFVGSRLRYILPSAGGFVFLTCLPVFYCFIHSHSFWKSRFFKTFYYGIIGFLVLSCCILTIYLMVAKPSQHIPVFLIFNLFCLFIFSLIFFISSRRKSSFTLIFAFLILAVFFVKQIYTSFYYPYHQAHLNHFRNASLEIGNIITSGQKKDNSLYICKEMPHHIVYYLKYRFHIIENIIYSKYCDESYFKDWMLVPKVYQLFYINTENYKVYQLKIRKKDYLLIKKQGNSS from the coding sequence ATGCGAGAATTACAATTGAACCCTATTTTAAAAAATTTTAAAATTAAGTACAGATTTAAAGAAATTCTTGGAATAATTTTTTTAATAATATTCGCTCTGGGATTATATCTTCCTTATATAGAACTAAAAGAATTCCAGGGAGAGGAAGGAAGAAGAGCTCTTGTTGCCCTGCAAATGCTTGAAACCAGAAATTTTTTAATCCCCAATATTTTGGGAGAACCTTATTTCAATAAACCTCCCCTATTTTACTGGCTTCTGGCTTTAGTTTTTTCTATTACTAACAATTGTTCTGAATTCGTAGCAAGAAGTGTTTCTACTGTAATGGCATTAAGTGGAGCTGTTTTTTTAACCTTCATATGGAAAAATATTTTAAAAAATTCCAACATTAAATATTCTTTCTGGAGTCTATTAATTCCTGGACTAATATTTTTAACTGTACCAGAGGTTATAGACAAAGCTATTCGAGCTGAAATAGACCAGACCTACACTTTTATTATTACAGTATCTTTATTTTCCTGGTTTTATTTTTATGAAATTAAAAACAAAAAAAATCTCGGGTTTATTATAAGTGGATTCTTTCTAGGATTGGGGATTCTTTCTAAAACCTTTCAGGCTTTATCCTTTTTTTATCTGGCTATTGTTCCTTACTTTTTATTTCAAAAAAGATGGAAAGAACTTTTGAGTTTACCTCATTTATTGGGAATTGTTACGTATTTATTGGTCTTTCTACTCTGGGCTATACCTGTTAATTTTCAAATTGGATTCATTCCTTTTTTAAAAGCATGGATATCTGAATACCAAACTGCTGCTACAACAGCCGAGGTCCCCTTAATAGATCATTTAAGTAGCTTTACCATAGGGGTGGTAATAGGTTATTCTCCCTGGATTTTTTTTCTTATTTTTTACAAACATAAGGAATTTAAAAATTTTTTAAATCAATATCCTTCTTTAAAAAAAATAGCCTTGTTTTCTTTCTGTCTGTTTGCCTTTTCTTATTTTTTCTATTTTATTTTTGTTGGTTCAAGACTTAGATATATTCTTCCTTCAGCAGGAGGATTTGTCTTTTTAACATGTTTACCTGTTTTCTACTGTTTCATCCATAGTCATAGCTTCTGGAAATCAAGATTTTTTAAAACTTTTTATTATGGAATTATAGGCTTTTTAGTTTTAAGCTGTTGCATTTTGACAATCTATTTAATGGTTGCGAAACCATCACAACATATTCCTGTTTTTTTGATATTTAATCTCTTTTGTCTTTTTATTTTTAGTTTAATTTTTTTTATATCATCAAGACGAAAAAGTTCTTTTACTTTAATTTTTGCATTCTTAATACTGGCAGTATTTTTTGTTAAGCAAATTTATACTTCTTTTTATTATCCCTATCATCAAGCACACTTAAACCATTTTAGAAATGCAAGCTTAGAAATTGGAAATATTATAACTTCCGGTCAAAAAAAAGATAACTCTTTATATATCTGTAAAGAAATGCCTCATCATATTGTTTATTATTTAAAATATCGTTTTCATATTATTGAAAATATAATATATTCAAAATATTGTGATGAATCTTATTTTAAAGATTGGATGTTAGTTCCGAAAGTCTATCAATTATTTTATATAAACACTGAAAACTATAAGGTTTATCAGTTAAAAATAAGAAAAAAAGATTATTTATTGATAAAAAAACAGGGTAATTCATCTTAA